The Prunus dulcis chromosome 3, ALMONDv2, whole genome shotgun sequence genome segment TGCGAGAACCTCCCCAAGAACGACCGGTACGCCGGAATCACCACCGCCGATATCGAAACCCTGAGCTCCGACTGAAGCTGCTCGTCGCTGACCACCCACATGCTCTGCGTCTTGTGGATCTCGTCGAACAAGGCGTTGAAGCTCTTGAACCTCTCCTTCAACACCGGCTTCGCCACCTTCCCGTGCACGGTCAGCCCCTCGTGGCTCAGGCACTGCAACAGCCGGCTCCACGTCTCTCTCTGATAGTTCTTGTGGTACTGCCTCAGATCCGACGACCTCTTCCTGCACCACGTGTCCCCCATACACGAGTTGATCTCCGTCGACCCTTTGATCTTCTGCAAGATGTAGCGCCCGTTGTTCATCATGAAGATGGAGCTCAATGCAGAGTCCTTGTACAGCTTCGCCTTCCCCTCCAGATTCGAGTCCAGCAAGTCCATCACTCGCATCAGCTGCAAATAGAACGGCGATTGGTGGTCGCTCTGCTCGTTCGCGTTCCCCGACGACATTCCCTCCCTTGCCTCGTAGTTATGATCTGGCCTGCTCGTTGAGTCGGAGCGTTCGATCTTTGAGTGCTCTCTGAACACCAATTCCAGCGTCTCCTTGTACTCGCACGTGTTCCTCAGGTAATTCATCATGTAACGGGTCAACGGATGGACCGCACCACCCGGGACCGGGTTCCGCCCTGCCTCAGCCTTAATGGAATTCTCCAGATCACAGAAAATGCAAATCACCGCCTCCCCAAGCCGGCTCCGAACAGTGGTGGTCTCCGCTTTCAGCTCGTTCACGCACTCCACGGGAAACAAATTGTCCATTTTCGGAACCACCTCGCGCAAGGCCTCGTACATATCCAGCGTCTTGAATAGCTTCTCCGCCGACCGCTTGGATATCACGATCCCTTCGGCGAAATTCAGGAGCCGTATGATCACTCCTCTCGTCAGATTGCTGAACAGGCTGGATGAGATGGAAGGGTAGTCAGCGAACACGACCTCGGCTAGCTTGCGCTCGCCGGAGAAGTAGACGGCGGCACATTCCTTGAAGGCCTTGATCCACGACACGACCTCTCTCTCCAGCGCTTCCCAGTTCATTTTCTGAATGTCGTCGAGGCTGTGCTTCTCTAAGCCCAGCTTGTGCAGAGTCTCATCGAACGCAAGCCTCCTCGAGATTGTATAAACCTCGCAACACTCGGTTTCGTATCCACCTGATATCATCTCCTTGGCTATCTTGTTCATATTGTTCACCACCTCCTGAGCGTATCCAGGAAAAATATCAGCTTGTAATTGATCTCCGCCGCCGCGTGACTCAGAATAATCCGGCAACATGCAGCGGTCCTGTTCTTGATCCTGCTGCTGCTTATTATTATTCCCGCCTTTATTGCCGTGGCTGTTGTGGTCTTTATCACCAGCCGAGGGAGTATTAGGCTCCGTGCAGTGTCTAGATTCTTCTAGAAGCATTCTGAATTCTTCTTCGAGATACAACAAGGCTCTGTGCTGAATGCTTCCGAGGCGGTTGATCAATGCGCCGTGACTCTCTTCGAATTTCAATCCAAGGAAAGACAGATACTTGCTCAGCCTCCTTATCCGATCCAGAGCTTCCAAGAACGACGCGTCCTCCTCTGGCACCTGGCACCACTTGATCTTGCTCTCCCCCGAGTCGCGTTTCGCTATGACCTCATCTTCAACCAGATTCATGAACTTTTCCACCAGCTTAGGGAGCTCTTCAGGAAAACTGAGGCCGTCgtcgttttcatttttctcgCTGGACAGAGAGGAGATGCAGCGGTCCAGGTCTTCAGACACCTTCTCGAGGCTGGGATCTTCTTCTGGTTCGGGTTCGGGTTCGGGTTCAGGAACTGGATCTTCAACTACTACCGGATCGCTTTGACCGTCATTCTCAGTCTTAATCTCATTCTCATTCGGATCGTGGTCCTTTTTCATCTCATAATCCGGGTCATCACCGTCGATATGAAGATGAACCACGGTCTCGGATGGATTCACATTGGCATTATGATCATCAGGCTTTGCAGTGGGCTTatgatcatgatcatcaaTATTATGATGATCAGCCTTTGGAGTAGACTTGGGATCATCATGATCAGGCTTTGCAGTGGACTTGGGATCATCATGATCAGGCTTTGTGCCAGTGGACTTATGA includes the following:
- the LOC117622331 gene encoding exocyst complex component EXO70B1-like, translated to MEKNLPEKDDQPKHDAPSPDSSAAISKTNDDHKSTSEKPEDDHKSTGTKPDHDDPKSTAKPDHDDPKSTPKADHHNIDDHDHKPTAKPDDHNANVNPSETVVHLHIDGDDPDYEMKKDHDPNENEIKTENDGQSDPVVVEDPVPEPEPEPEPEEDPSLEKVSEDLDRCISSLSSEKNENDDGLSFPEELPKLVEKFMNLVEDEVIAKRDSGESKIKWCQVPEEDASFLEALDRIRRLSKYLSFLGLKFEESHGALINRLGSIQHRALLYLEEEFRMLLEESRHCTEPNTPSAGDKDHNSHGNKGGNNNKQQQDQEQDRCMLPDYSESRGGGDQLQADIFPGYAQEVVNNMNKIAKEMISGGYETECCEVYTISRRLAFDETLHKLGLEKHSLDDIQKMNWEALEREVVSWIKAFKECAAVYFSGERKLAEVVFADYPSISSSLFSNLTRGVIIRLLNFAEGIVISKRSAEKLFKTLDMYEALREVVPKMDNLFPVECVNELKAETTTVRSRLGEAVICIFCDLENSIKAEAGRNPVPGGAVHPLTRYMMNYLRNTCEYKETLELVFREHSKIERSDSTSRPDHNYEAREGMSSGNANEQSDHQSPFYLQLMRVMDLLDSNLEGKAKLYKDSALSSIFMMNNGRYILQKIKGSTEINSCMGDTWCRKRSSDLRQYHKNYQRETWSRLLQCLSHEGLTVHGKVAKPVLKERFKSFNALFDEIHKTQSMWVVSDEQLQSELRVSISAVVIPAYRSFLGRFSQVLDPGRQTEKYIKFQAEDIETYIDELFDGNPNSSIFRKKP